The DNA segment aatatacatttttaactgGAGTTTTCGTCTATAATGATAACTGTTCGTTCATTGGCTATTTACAGCTTTACTTTGAGGAGAAATTGTTTAGCTTTTCCTAATCGATTTGCTGCTTTGATGTTTTCATTTGGGATTTACTAATTGGGCTGGCTTTACAATTTTCTTATGGCTTAACTTATGGCCTCCTTAACATATgactattttttttggggtgcATTCTTAATCCTATTAGgttgtaattataattaaagtttagttttcaaatatgtagatcgaagtgtgtgtgcgttttatacaattgaaatgtttaaatttgatatgcGCCAAATGCGGATAAATGTCTAGTGAGATGAGTTCGAAAATACAATttagtaaaaataatacaaatacgagCAAGAATTTACCTAGAGAGATGAGAAAATGATAACAATTTACTAGAATTTACTCATCTTTGTCATATGTTGAGttgattaaatttgatttaaacattaaaaaaatatattttacagaTTTTAACTAATCGATTATTTTTAcactaaatgaaaattaaattttcataatatttctTTGAATTTCTTTTGAGTTTTAACATGTCATATcatatatcatatcatatcggtttttgttttctttcttgtgGCTTATTGTTAACACTTAATATTTACAAGTTCTTATGATATACTTAAATGCTCAAATTGAGTAGTTCTGCGtcatgtaaatatttaaatagttacattgttgtatagtatttttatgtatttttttttgtcattttctttttgttagttttgtaattttgaaagagtttttgttttgcatttgcctgcatatatttaatattcatacacacacatcaatggaatttaaatatatggtatgtatatttaattttagcgCAACGTACTCAACGTTAAGTGTATGTAGATTTTTCTATGAAATTTGGCATAGGATATGTTTGCTTTTACActtgaattttcatttcattctttgAGATATGACAGAGCTGCTCCCTTCTAGTTttgtgcaacattttaatgcatttgatTGCACATTTACTATCATTTCACTTGCTACACGAAAAGGGCGTTCAGCTTAGCTTAAGCACGAGCCGATGAAGTCAGTTAACTGCCAGCGCCTTCGGGGGGCCAACGCCAGACTCCAGCCAAGGTGccaaggagcagcagcaatgttgGCAGCAGCGAGATGAGATGCGAGGGTTGTCTTGAAGCAGCTGCACCTGTAAGAATTTACGCTTTAGTAATTTGCTCAACACAGTTACTTTATAGCATTTCCCCTCTCAGTGTTTTTACCAATTGTGCTGGATTTGGCAGCCACTGTTTCACGTGATTCTAAAGCCGGCGCACGCTGTTGACGATCGCTCTCGACGCTCTCCTCATTGCTCTGCCAGTAGAGGGAACTGATCTTTGCCACACactaaatgttgaatagaATTAGTTAACTATAAAGTTCGTTTACTTCACTTACTCACCTTGAGTTTCATGTCGCCATGCTTAAAGTGATAGCCACGCACACGGAACTCGAGGCCCAAGCGAGACATCTCGAGGCCATCTCGATTGACCACAACTTTGTCAAACTGCTTGAGATGCTGCTTCTGCGCTGGCTCCCCATTGATCAGCCAGCTCAGGTGGCAAGCGGGCTTGGACGGTGACGAGGTGCAGTTGACGCGCACAGTGTCCCCGATCTGATAGCGCGGCTGTCCGCCTGTTATCCTGGGTCCATGATTGGGAGTCACTGTAAGTAGAGAAGCATTCATAGGTTTAAAATAGAGcgaaataacatttaaaaccaacaacaatcagtattaaagctacagtcgagtgtcgTCGACTGTCAGAcaccagctacccattttgaataaaggctAAGCAGTGCTATATTGTTCCGAAAAATACACCGttaaaaacactaaaatatacagatgATCATATTTGATATAAAGGTTCAAATAATGATCGGcattattcttataatataccaaattaatataccgcaaaatactaaaatataccaatggttatatatgtaatttcgaTGTACGATTATCGGCAATAATAAGTGCTGtcgtaaataaattatagctctTTTTCTTAAGAcacactgcaaaaatactaaaatatactaaaggcaatatttggtatataggcCAAAATATTctagattgtcagacaaagcagCTAAAACCCCGTTGCATTAGACCTAATTTTCCATATACAACTTTtacttaaataacttctacaattttgttCAGATCACAAGAAAATTcttaagaattatttttattataaatactgTAGGTATTATTTCTGATACCGAAATTCATGGATTCAGagatattaaaaagaaagattgtaaattaatttgtactaatgttatgctacacttttgcaattattcaagttatatttatctaaataattactaaataattcatttatattatttctgtAAACTTAAGAAGGcaattaaagtaataaaattgaatcaaagttatttatcatttaaaattattcaattgattttcaacTAActaacaaacttttttttttattatttttaaagaaatataccaaggcAAAGTTTAAAAAGTGTAGAAATTTGaactaaatatacaaaagtatctcatGGCGTATTCATTTCCTggcaaaacaatttacatatgAATGATTTACTATTTCAACTCTTAACGGTCAATCTTAAAATCTTAAACTATTCTTTCCTGAAACCCAAAAGTTGGTCACGAAACTTAGTAAacgtttttataaattattaatgatatTTTCTGTTCATTAAGGTTAAAAGTTCCAACAAGAAATAGTGCTAGAAATGTGCGCCTTCCAATTGGTTTGAGTTGCGTTTGCTTGAACTATTTTCAATcgctttatttaataaactcttgtaattagtttatttgtaatttgctCGCATATTTACCCCGATTTCCAGGGCAAGCAAACACAGACCAAAGAAATGTATTCTTGCCTTTGCTCCTTACTAAACGtagttatttcattttaatgagcCAAGAAgattgaatattttgtttggcCCTGCAATAGTGAGTGAGGTATAGTAAAGCTCCTCATGCTGCCTTGGCCAGATGGCAGTTTACTTGAGTTccgtttgttttattattttatatgcagCATACGAGTATTTGGCTTACTTTTGTGCCCATTTCGTTGCCATAATGAAAGCCATGTGTGGAGTATCTTGTGGGGGTTGAGACTTGGACTTTGGAGCTGGGGCATACTTAAGATTTATGTTGAGATTTGTGCcagtaaaatacaaaacacggCACACAGACCCACAGAGGGGGAGCAACAGCGCACATTTTATACGCATACGAAATGCTTattcaaagtttattttagCGTGTGTATCTCagtctccttctccttctccctcGGTCTGTAGGCGTGTAGCTGTTGGTGTTAAGGCATCTGGATATGGCTAGGACTTACGCCCACGACCACTTGGCCACACACTCGTTCGCTTCTTCGCTTGCTCGCTCATTGCTTGGCGCTTTTGggcatacaacaacaacaagaataacaagaACGTGAAATGGAAAGAAAGGAATCAAGTCAAGTGTGGCGCCCCCTGGCGTCCAGTTAACGCCCACTGTGAGACGCAGTCGAGTGTTTGTatgcattataaatatataccatatacatatatatctgtatatggATGGTACTATGCCAAAACCAAAGACTCACACTGCAATAAAAACTGGCGCTGGATTtcttgtttcattttcataacaTTTCCACACCTGCCCCTtacgtatgtgtatgtgtgtgtgtgtgttgcttgactctgccataaaataaaattaatttttaatggttttgaaaaaaaattaattttctttagaAGTTGCCGGAGTTTTTGTTGTGGCTTCTCGGCTCAGTTGAGACAGCCACTGGCCGCATGACAGGCACAGGCTCAGGCTCAGACCGAGGCAGAGAGTAACCCAAAGCAGATATCCCAACATACACATATAGAGGTTATACTATATTGTATGTACAACAAATATAAGCTaacagctccagctccagttgtAGGTCAAAGCGAAAGAGAGGTTCCAGGTTCTCGTTgcttatttgtaatttataaagtGAAGTTTACTTTACTCTGCTTGCTCactttttttctcctttttttctgtccagaatttcaatttagtgCAGCCGCctctcatgtgtgtgtgtgtggagtgggCGTGGACACATGGCCATATGGATAATATGAAGCTTTATAAAATATGACTATACATGTGTGTAGCATacaatatatggtatatactatatactgaaAATGGCACTCACAGTACGAGCTGCGTACATATTaaatgccaaatggcaaaatggcaattgcatttggcttgtaaattgcatttctGTTTGACTACGGTTGAATTAGGCTTGCATTTGTAAAAATGTCGAAATTAAATTCACCGACAAATTGATTGCAGCCTCTCCTCTCTACACATATTCCGATACAAAAGTATTCTGCAAAAAGAAACTCTATTACGATA comes from the Drosophila sulfurigaster albostrigata strain 15112-1811.04 chromosome 2L, ASM2355843v2, whole genome shotgun sequence genome and includes:
- the LOC133850357 gene encoding uncharacterized protein LOC133850357 isoform X3 is translated as MTEVKIPNHIMRLKSAQLGCRYALDGESLYSVKWYKDGHEIYRYVPRDKPPGQAFPLPGVNIDLRNSSDTQVVLKRVTLQSSGLYRCEVSGEAPAFNTVAESETMTVVVTPNHGPRITGGQPRYQIGDTVRVNCTSSPSKPACHLSWLINGEPAQKQHLKQFDKVVVNRDGLEMSRLGLEFRVRGYHFKHGDMKLKCVAKISSLYWQSNEESVESDRQQRAPALESRETVAAKSSTIGAAASRQPSHLISLLPTLLLLLGTLAGVWRWPPEGAGS
- the LOC133850357 gene encoding uncharacterized protein LOC133850357 isoform X2 is translated as MYDVQLSMPDITSALTMTEVKIPNHIMRLKSAQLGCRYALDGESLYSVKWYKDGHEIYRYVPRDKPPGQAFPLPGVNIDLRNSSDTQVVLKRVTLQSSGLYRCEVSGEAPAFNTVAESETMTVVVTPNHGPRITGGQPRYQIGDTVRVNCTSSPSKPACHLSWLINGEPAQKQHLKQFDKVVVNRDGLEMSRLGLEFRVRGYHFKHGDMKLKCVAKISSLYWQSNEESVESDRQQRAPALESRETVAAKSSTIGAAASRQPSHLISLLPTLLLLLGTLAGVWRWPPEGAGS